One region of Qingrenia yutianensis genomic DNA includes:
- the sigH gene encoding RNA polymerase sporulation sigma factor SigH, whose protein sequence is MSYDAQCGCADFNGMSDEEIVSAAKAGNDSATEYIIEKYKNLVKSRARTYFLIGAAQEDIVQEGMIGLFKAVRDFNGSKTASFKAFAELCITRQIITAIKTATRQKHIPLNSYISLNRPVFDDDAEQTLLDTISEKKVFDPEEIVITKEHFMSLREKMSKNLSKLEWNVLSLYLDGKSYVEIAKIVKKSEKSIDNALQRIKRKVAKFLQ, encoded by the coding sequence ATGTCTTATGACGCGCAGTGCGGTTGTGCGGATTTTAACGGAATGTCCGACGAGGAAATTGTTTCCGCGGCAAAGGCAGGAAATGACAGCGCCACCGAATACATAATCGAAAAGTACAAAAATCTTGTTAAATCAAGAGCGAGAACGTATTTTCTTATAGGCGCTGCACAAGAGGATATTGTTCAGGAGGGTATGATTGGTCTTTTTAAAGCGGTAAGAGATTTTAACGGCAGCAAAACTGCGTCGTTTAAGGCGTTTGCCGAGCTTTGCATAACACGGCAGATTATCACCGCCATAAAAACGGCAACACGGCAGAAGCATATTCCGCTTAACTCGTACATTTCGCTTAACAGACCTGTTTTCGACGACGACGCCGAACAGACTTTGCTTGATACAATTTCGGAAAAAAAGGTTTTTGACCCCGAAGAAATAGTGATTACAAAAGAGCATTTTATGTCACTGCGCGAGAAAATGTCAAAAAATTTGAGCAAGCTCGAATGGAATGTTTTATCGCTTTATCTCGACGGCAAAAGCTATGTTGAAATTGCCAAAATAGTGAAAAAAAGCGAAAAGTCGATTGACAATGCGCTTCAGCGTATTAAACGCAAGGTTGCAAAATTTTTGCAGTAG
- a CDS encoding aldose 1-epimerase, which produces MTKFIYKGEIMAKIYELSAHGYTAQIVADYGMNCIKITHETGVDVLRTPDDADVLQSQVLYGMPVLFFPNRISGGRFEFEGRWYILPINEPKLNNFCHGDLHKLAFDVTECDKTHIIGIYTASDENKYMTFPHTFEFKIWYEILPDGVHQNVSVKNTSDKNMPFALAFHTTFNLSDGDRVKIPVRRKVLRNSETYLPTGEFEDAFDEKNALLQGDFLPYGTAVSALYEVSDGGFVLYKNKENVYVTYTADEKYKYCMLFNGDGTKFVCTEPQTWITNCPNLPVDRKKCGFDFIAPNAVKTYKSVIGVSKK; this is translated from the coding sequence ATGACTAAATTTATTTACAAAGGTGAGATTATGGCGAAAATATATGAGTTGAGCGCGCACGGATACACGGCGCAGATTGTTGCGGACTACGGAATGAACTGTATAAAAATCACTCACGAAACGGGTGTTGACGTTCTTCGTACACCCGATGATGCGGACGTTTTGCAATCGCAGGTTTTATACGGTATGCCCGTTTTGTTTTTCCCCAACAGAATATCGGGCGGACGGTTTGAGTTTGAGGGAAGGTGGTACATTTTGCCGATAAACGAGCCGAAGCTCAACAACTTTTGCCACGGCGATTTGCACAAGCTTGCGTTTGATGTAACCGAGTGTGACAAAACGCATATTATCGGCATTTACACCGCGTCTGACGAAAATAAATATATGACTTTTCCGCACACTTTTGAGTTTAAAATTTGGTACGAAATTCTTCCCGACGGAGTGCATCAGAATGTATCGGTTAAAAACACATCTGACAAAAATATGCCGTTTGCGCTCGCGTTTCACACGACATTTAATTTAAGCGACGGCGACAGGGTGAAAATTCCCGTGCGCAGAAAAGTTTTGCGAAATTCCGAAACGTACCTTCCGACGGGTGAATTTGAGGACGCTTTTGATGAAAAAAACGCACTTTTGCAGGGAGATTTTCTGCCGTACGGCACGGCGGTGAGCGCATTATACGAGGTGTCGGACGGCGGATTTGTGCTGTATAAAAACAAAGAAAACGTATATGTTACGTACACTGCTGACGAAAAATACAAATACTGTATGCTCTTTAACGGCGACGGCACAAAATTTGTGTGCACCGAACCGCAGACATGGATTACAAACTGCCCGAATTTGCCTGTTGACCGCAAAAAATGCGGATTTGATTTTATAGCGCCGAACGCGGTTAAGACGTACAAATCTGTTATAGGAGTCAGTAAAAAATAA
- the spoIIIAD gene encoding stage III sporulation protein AD encodes MEAVKISAAAVVGVLLITAIKPFRKDFAVALSILTGIVIFGYIFVYLKSAVGTVGDIMARFNINGTAVEVIFKIICVAYICEFASGICKDAGEGAVASKVETGGKLIIVYLSMPIITSLIDLLANFL; translated from the coding sequence ATGGAGGCGGTTAAAATAAGTGCCGCGGCGGTTGTCGGCGTGCTTCTTATCACTGCAATAAAGCCGTTCCGCAAGGATTTTGCCGTTGCCTTGTCAATCCTTACGGGTATTGTGATTTTCGGATATATTTTCGTATACCTCAAATCGGCGGTCGGCACAGTGGGCGATATTATGGCGCGGTTTAACATAAACGGCACGGCGGTTGAAGTGATTTTCAAAATAATCTGCGTTGCGTACATCTGCGAGTTTGCGTCGGGCATTTGCAAGGACGCGGGCGAGGGCGCGGTAGCGTCGAAGGTGGAAACGGGCGGAAAACTCATTATCGTATACCTTTCAATGCCGATTATAACGTCGCTTATCGACCTTCTTGCAAATTTTTTGTAG
- a CDS encoding stage III sporulation protein AA has translation MICTYDLRGVLPFVSPRIREVLKKIENFDNVCEIRIGKNMPLSLSLVRGAVFVSENGKFLNSPCGAFIADGRDIEKTLELMTNGSVYAVADEIKNGFITLDGGYRVGICGSAVLNGGKVSYIKDISFLNIRIKREVFGCADKLAEYITDGGGIKSTLIIGGPHSGKTTVIRDLARILSDRFLYRVAVADERGEIAASVNGTAKNNVGALTCVMNMCPKRDALNMLVRSLAPEVIIVDEIGSDADFFAVKNAVMSGVSVVAAKHGASFSDAEKFLKIFGCAALLSRENVGQIQKIIQTGDKYA, from the coding sequence ATGATTTGTACTTATGATTTGCGCGGTGTTCTGCCTTTTGTGTCACCGCGGATAAGAGAGGTTTTGAAGAAAATTGAAAATTTTGATAACGTGTGTGAAATCCGTATCGGCAAAAATATGCCTCTTTCGCTTTCGCTTGTCCGCGGTGCGGTGTTTGTGAGCGAAAACGGCAAATTTTTAAATTCGCCGTGCGGTGCGTTTATTGCGGACGGGCGTGATATTGAAAAAACGCTTGAGCTTATGACAAACGGCTCGGTTTACGCGGTTGCAGACGAGATAAAAAACGGCTTTATTACGCTTGACGGAGGGTACCGCGTCGGAATTTGCGGAAGTGCGGTTTTAAACGGCGGAAAGGTTTCATATATTAAGGATATTTCCTTTTTGAATATCAGAATAAAGCGCGAGGTTTTCGGCTGTGCAGACAAGCTTGCGGAGTATATCACCGACGGCGGAGGCATTAAAAGCACGCTGATAATCGGCGGGCCTCACAGCGGAAAAACCACCGTTATACGCGACCTTGCGCGGATTTTGTCCGACAGATTTTTATACCGTGTCGCGGTTGCGGACGAGCGCGGAGAAATTGCCGCGTCGGTTAACGGAACGGCGAAAAACAACGTCGGTGCGCTCACCTGCGTTATGAATATGTGCCCGAAACGTGACGCATTAAATATGCTGGTGCGCTCGCTCGCGCCCGAGGTGATAATCGTTGACGAAATAGGCAGTGACGCGGATTTTTTTGCGGTGAAAAACGCTGTAATGTCGGGTGTTTCGGTTGTTGCGGCAAAGCACGGCGCAAGTTTTTCGGACGCGGAAAAATTTTTAAAAATTTTCGGCTGTGCAGCGCTCCTTTCGCGCGAAAACGTCGGGCAAATACAGAAAATTATACAAACGGGTGATAAATATGCTTAA
- a CDS encoding glycoside hydrolase family 2 protein, whose protein sequence is MEKIKISGKWRLYYFEQYERNEVSPADLHGRESIPCTVPGNVELELINQGILPEDIYMGQNIRLTEAYEKYEWWYETKITMPDIKGRAYLYFEGVDTLAEYWLDGEKIGKSENMLIPVKIPVKNPVAGKTYTLCVRLRSPIIEAEKIPFDMLSCAMSWQGEIDESLPIRKARHSYGWDIMPRAVSAGIWRDVYIADETDYGFNQLAYFVKNFSADGGKNAAVTFFYELNGLPEKGTEIEIHGICGESEFYCRRAVRFKAKSEDITVENPKLWWPKGYGEPNIYKTSVRILNGGKVMSEKTLNVGIRKAELKRTDTTDGKNGYFGFIVNDVPITVYGTNWVPLDAFHSREHERYDRALGLLDDIGCNMVRCWGGNVYPEQKFYDFCDRRGIMVWQDFAMACGTYPQDDEFAEKMKKEAEAVVRLYRNHPSLVLWTGDNECDQMAWQYAGGKENRLTREILPEAVARNDFARSYLPSSPYIAKGHSEFETSERHLWGPRDFYKSDYYKNTPAHFASELGYHACPPTESVKKFISQGQLWGNIEDSEDWILHSSDQCGNNARMKLMGEQIRQFFGYTPESLEEFSFLSQISQAEANKFYIELFRCNKPVKTGLIWWNLIDGWPQFSDAVVDWYFEKKIAYYYIKRVQQPVCVMLSEMENWHHRVVIANDTLKEVTVKYRVTDADTKDVLAEGSAVICANGIQNADSIRLYYSDKKMLLIDYEVDGVKHKNHYLCGLPPFSPEHYRKWYGMLEID, encoded by the coding sequence ATGGAAAAAATCAAAATTTCGGGCAAGTGGAGGCTTTATTATTTTGAGCAGTACGAAAGAAATGAGGTAAGCCCTGCCGACCTTCACGGCAGAGAAAGTATACCCTGCACAGTGCCGGGGAACGTTGAACTTGAACTTATAAATCAGGGAATTTTGCCCGAAGATATTTATATGGGGCAGAATATCAGACTCACCGAGGCATACGAAAAATATGAATGGTGGTACGAAACAAAAATAACAATGCCTGATATAAAAGGCAGGGCGTATCTTTATTTTGAGGGTGTAGACACGCTGGCGGAATACTGGCTGGACGGCGAAAAAATCGGGAAGTCGGAAAATATGCTCATTCCCGTTAAAATTCCCGTTAAAAATCCCGTTGCCGGTAAAACGTACACGCTCTGCGTACGGCTGCGTTCGCCGATAATCGAAGCGGAAAAAATTCCGTTCGATATGCTTAGCTGTGCAATGAGCTGGCAGGGAGAAATCGACGAATCGCTTCCGATAAGAAAAGCGCGTCATTCTTATGGCTGGGATATAATGCCGAGGGCGGTAAGCGCTGGTATTTGGAGAGATGTATATATTGCTGACGAAACCGATTACGGCTTTAATCAGCTTGCGTATTTTGTGAAGAATTTTTCGGCAGATGGCGGAAAAAATGCGGCGGTAACGTTTTTCTATGAGCTTAACGGACTTCCCGAAAAAGGCACCGAAATAGAAATTCACGGCATATGCGGCGAGTCGGAATTTTACTGCCGCCGTGCGGTTAGATTTAAGGCAAAATCCGAAGATATTACCGTTGAAAATCCAAAGCTCTGGTGGCCGAAGGGATACGGGGAGCCGAATATTTATAAAACATCCGTGCGGATTTTAAACGGCGGTAAGGTGATGTCTGAAAAAACTCTTAACGTCGGCATAAGAAAAGCTGAACTTAAGCGCACCGACACAACCGACGGAAAGAACGGATATTTCGGTTTTATCGTTAATGATGTTCCGATTACGGTGTACGGAACAAACTGGGTTCCGCTCGACGCATTTCACAGCCGTGAGCACGAAAGATATGACAGAGCACTCGGCTTGCTTGATGACATCGGCTGTAATATGGTAAGGTGTTGGGGCGGAAATGTGTATCCCGAACAGAAATTTTACGATTTTTGCGACAGGCGCGGAATTATGGTGTGGCAGGACTTTGCGATGGCTTGCGGAACGTATCCGCAAGATGATGAGTTTGCGGAAAAGATGAAAAAAGAGGCTGAAGCGGTTGTCCGATTATACAGAAATCACCCGTCACTCGTTTTGTGGACAGGCGATAACGAGTGTGACCAGATGGCTTGGCAGTATGCCGGGGGAAAAGAGAACAGGCTTACGCGCGAAATTCTGCCCGAAGCGGTCGCACGGAACGATTTTGCAAGAAGCTACCTTCCCTCATCGCCGTATATTGCAAAAGGACATTCCGAATTTGAAACGTCTGAACGCCATTTGTGGGGTCCGCGCGATTTTTATAAGTCGGATTATTATAAAAACACTCCGGCGCATTTTGCGAGCGAATTGGGTTATCACGCCTGTCCGCCGACCGAGTCTGTGAAAAAATTTATTTCGCAAGGTCAGCTTTGGGGAAATATCGAGGACAGCGAGGACTGGATTTTACATTCGTCCGACCAATGCGGAAACAACGCCAGAATGAAGCTTATGGGTGAGCAAATAAGGCAGTTTTTCGGATACACTCCCGAAAGCTTGGAGGAATTTTCGTTTTTGTCGCAGATTTCACAGGCAGAGGCAAACAAGTTTTATATTGAGCTTTTCCGCTGTAACAAGCCGGTGAAAACAGGTCTTATCTGGTGGAATTTGATTGACGGCTGGCCTCAATTTTCCGACGCGGTTGTTGACTGGTACTTTGAAAAAAAGATTGCATATTACTATATAAAGCGCGTTCAGCAGCCGGTGTGCGTGATGTTGAGCGAAATGGAAAATTGGCATCATAGGGTTGTTATTGCAAACGATACGTTAAAAGAAGTGACTGTTAAATATAGGGTTACCGATGCCGATACGAAAGACGTTCTTGCCGAGGGTTCTGCCGTAATTTGTGCAAACGGTATACAAAATGCCGACAGTATAAGGCTTTATTATTCTGATAAAAAGATGCTCCTTATTGATTATGAGGTTGACGGCGTTAAGCACAAAAATCACTATCTTTGCGGACTGCCCCCGTTTTCGCCTGAACACTACCGCAAATGGTACGGTATGCTTGAAATAGACTAA
- a CDS encoding stage III sporulation protein AB, which translates to MLKFLSCALVLFSSTFLGFLKAADFEKREKILRCFISDLEFIKNEITHLKTPIFEVLQKLGNSNGETGAFYREVAEKFVQNKDMPLSEIFDAETDKINEYFPLKKGDGDGLHFLARSLGKSDTDGQSALILQAERALNMRLDEAVSDKNKNARLYKSLGFYFGILLVIMFF; encoded by the coding sequence ATGCTTAAATTTCTATCGTGCGCGCTGGTGCTTTTTTCAAGCACCTTTTTGGGATTTTTAAAAGCGGCGGATTTTGAAAAAAGAGAGAAAATTTTAAGATGTTTCATATCGGATTTGGAATTTATAAAAAACGAAATAACGCACCTTAAAACGCCGATTTTTGAGGTTTTGCAAAAGCTTGGGAATTCAAACGGCGAAACGGGCGCGTTTTACCGCGAGGTTGCGGAAAAATTTGTGCAAAACAAAGATATGCCGTTATCCGAAATATTTGACGCGGAAACAGATAAAATAAACGAATATTTTCCGCTTAAAAAAGGCGACGGCGACGGGCTTCATTTTCTTGCGCGTTCGCTCGGAAAGAGCGACACCGACGGGCAGAGCGCGCTGATTTTGCAGGCGGAAAGAGCATTAAATATGCGTCTTGACGAGGCGGTGAGCGACAAAAACAAAAACGCGCGCCTTTATAAAAGTTTGGGATTTTACTTTGGAATTTTGCTTGTGATAATGTTTTTTTAG
- a CDS encoding stage III sporulation protein AE, with translation MKKPMKLFVKFLISCLAVLCVFSLSQSCFADSVSDEFFGSDAVDIIGEKARNENTDKVYGGFDFAEFTKEILNGNVFQPKKIVGKAMKIIFGAVMENAHMLVVLIALALVGGIISNLQSSFNAKSTAETAFFAFYTMYSGILTVCVYNCLESARQTVEAQSAFLQAATPTYIGMMIASGSVLKSAASKPVILYFISLISIAVKDFFIPFSFMIFILSVINNLSGKMQITKLVSLLRLIVTRSLTALMTVFVTLLTLSGMSAQSADTLSVRAAKYAAQNFVPVVGNVLSSTIDTVYASASVLRSALGVAGIVTVALLCAYPVLKFGALIFLYKLAAAIIEPLADKRISNAVNEAANGISLLFSLLVCVAVVFSLSIAYLAEFAMGVG, from the coding sequence GTGAAAAAACCAATGAAATTATTTGTGAAATTTTTGATTTCGTGCCTTGCTGTTTTATGCGTTTTTTCGCTTTCGCAAAGCTGTTTTGCAGATTCCGTTTCAGATGAATTTTTCGGTTCCGATGCGGTTGATATTATCGGCGAAAAGGCGAGGAACGAAAACACCGACAAGGTGTACGGAGGATTTGATTTTGCCGAATTTACAAAGGAAATTTTAAACGGAAACGTTTTTCAGCCGAAAAAAATCGTCGGCAAAGCAATGAAAATTATTTTCGGTGCGGTTATGGAAAACGCGCATATGCTTGTTGTTTTGATTGCCCTTGCACTGGTTGGCGGAATAATTTCAAATCTTCAAAGCTCGTTCAATGCAAAATCAACCGCTGAAACGGCATTTTTCGCGTTTTACACAATGTATTCGGGAATTTTGACGGTGTGCGTTTACAACTGCCTTGAAAGCGCACGGCAGACAGTGGAGGCGCAAAGCGCATTTTTGCAGGCGGCGACGCCGACGTACATAGGAATGATGATTGCGAGCGGTTCGGTGCTGAAATCCGCCGCGTCAAAGCCGGTGATTTTGTATTTTATTTCGCTTATTTCAATCGCAGTGAAAGATTTTTTCATTCCGTTTTCGTTTATGATTTTCATTTTGTCGGTGATAAACAACCTGTCGGGCAAAATGCAGATAACAAAGCTTGTGAGCCTTTTGCGCCTTATTGTTACAAGGTCGCTTACCGCGCTGATGACGGTGTTTGTGACGCTTTTGACTCTTTCGGGAATGAGCGCGCAGAGTGCTGATACGTTAAGCGTGCGCGCGGCAAAATACGCGGCGCAGAATTTCGTTCCCGTTGTGGGAAACGTTTTGTCAAGCACCATCGACACGGTTTACGCGTCGGCGTCGGTTTTGCGCAGTGCGCTCGGTGTTGCCGGTATTGTCACGGTTGCGCTTTTGTGCGCCTATCCCGTGCTTAAATTCGGCGCGCTGATTTTTTTATACAAGCTTGCCGCGGCGATAATTGAACCGCTCGCCGACAAACGCATTTCAAACGCGGTGAACGAGGCGGCAAACGGAATTTCGCTTTTATTTTCGCTCCTTGTGTGCGTTGCGGTGGTGTTTTCGCTTTCAATAGCGTATCTTGCGGAATTTGCGATGGGGGTGGGATAA
- the spoIIIAC gene encoding stage III sporulation protein AC — protein MSVDLIFQIAAIGILVSVLNQVLIRSGREEQAMMTTLAGLIFVLLIIVRQISMLFETVKSVFGL, from the coding sequence ATGAGTGTGGATTTAATTTTTCAAATTGCTGCAATCGGCATACTTGTGTCGGTGTTAAATCAGGTGCTTATCCGCTCGGGGCGCGAGGAACAGGCGATGATGACAACCCTTGCCGGGCTGATTTTCGTTCTGCTCATAATCGTTCGGCAGATAAGTATGCTTTTTGAAACGGTAAAATCCGTATTCGGGCTTTAG
- a CDS encoding stage III sporulation protein AF — translation MILSVLTEAVMPSGTFGKYVKTALGLVILVTLAYPALKFSDFDALYEKYAFYGGTPDAEETAVFDTEKIIKDEFERKICAVIQDDIKEKFSENCGISADYDGGKCTKIYISCGDGNFDKISGYISQKYGLQCAKNEKTGY, via the coding sequence TTGATTTTAAGCGTTCTCACCGAGGCGGTTATGCCGTCGGGGACGTTCGGAAAATACGTCAAAACCGCGCTGGGACTTGTGATTTTGGTAACGCTTGCATATCCTGCGCTGAAATTTTCCGACTTTGACGCGCTGTATGAAAAATATGCGTTTTACGGCGGAACACCCGACGCGGAGGAAACCGCGGTATTTGACACCGAAAAAATCATAAAAGATGAGTTTGAACGGAAAATATGCGCGGTTATACAAGACGACATAAAAGAAAAGTTTTCGGAAAACTGCGGAATTTCGGCGGATTACGACGGCGGAAAATGCACAAAAATTTATATTTCGTGCGGTGATGGGAATTTTGACAAGATAAGCGGTTACATATCGCAGAAATACGGCTTGCAATGTGCGAAAAATGAAAAAACGGGGTATTAA
- a CDS encoding zinc-ribbon domain containing protein has product MYEDKTLVCKDCGNDFIFTAGEQEFYAEKGFENEPLRCPDCRKARKESFKNSKKMYTVVCSNCGGEAVVPFEPKGDRPVLCSKCFEESKNQ; this is encoded by the coding sequence ATGTACGAAGACAAAACACTGGTATGTAAGGATTGCGGAAATGATTTCATTTTCACCGCGGGCGAGCAGGAGTTTTATGCTGAAAAAGGCTTTGAAAACGAGCCGTTAAGATGCCCCGACTGCAGAAAGGCAAGAAAAGAAAGCTTTAAAAACAGCAAAAAAATGTATACGGTAGTTTGTTCAAACTGCGGCGGCGAGGCGGTTGTTCCGTTTGAGCCGAAGGGCGACAGACCTGTTCTTTGCAGCAAATGCTTTGAAGAATCCAAAAACCAATAA